The segment CATACATGGAAGAAGATTTGTCTTCATCAATCATATAGACGTGGGTCATCCCCGCTTTGTAACCAATGAAGCCCAACATAACAGGGGATGACGAGTTCAAAACAGGATACGACCTAGGAGACGGTAAAATATCTTCAGATCTCTTTCTAGGTCTAAGACCTGCCGATCCTCTCCTTGGCGAAGACAGCTTTCTATGTCCCATCCTTTACCCCTTCTCCTATCACATCACGCAAATGACCAGTAATAAATTTGATGTATAATAATACACTATACACTTAAGGTAAAGCTCCTTGAAGAATTTAACTGGTTGTCATTTAACTGAGAACTGAGTTTAAGATACTGAGGGCTGAAAACAAAGCTTCCTTAGATCTCACATTTGACGTGCCTTGTTTCGTTATAAAATTAAATGCAGGAAGGTTTTGAAATTTCCTTTTTACTCCGCCTTCTGGTGGACCTATTAAAAGCGTTATGCCCTTCTTTTGATATAACGATTTGAGAAAACTAGAGTTCTCTAAAGGGTTCAGTCCAGATCTACTGGAAACTATAACGTTTTCCATGTTATTAATATCTCGTTCTGATATAATTTCTAATACAGGGCCGTCATAAAATATTGAAATATACCTTGTCATCTTACATTCTTCAGAGTTGATCATAAGCGCTACTCCATCAGAACATGTGCATCCCTCTATACCCGTATCCCCTCTCTCAATTTTCCTTATCTCGCCTTCCACCTTATCTGTTGAGACTGTATGATATGGAATATTGATTGGATATAACAAACCCGATTTGGTTAGATCTCTGTCTTTACCTACATATTTCTTAAGGTATGGTGGCTTGAGTGAATACTTAATCAGTTTTCTTATTATTCGAATATTTTCCGATTTAGACGAATCTATTAAATATATTTTTGATACTCTATATATTATTAAATTCCTAATAAAATCTGATATTTCTATAGTAAATGCGCTAAAATTATTACGGAGTCCGAAAGTATTAGAATAGACCGCTACGTTTAGAGGATGTGTCCTTGGAAAAGGGAACATTAACTAGACCTTTTAATACCAATAACGTACTCCTCTCCCTCAATTTCCCAGATGTTTATTTTATCTCCGTCTTCCTTCCCTATTATTATCTCTCTGGCCCTAGTCTCAGAGGAAATGTAGTCCTTATATTTCTGGATTAAAGCTTGCTTGTCAGCAGGTGGAACAATATTTACGTTTATATAATCAGTTACGTTTAAATTCATTAATTTCCTCATATATTGTATTCTTCTAATTACATCTCTGATTACGCCCTCCTCTTCTTCCCTTTCACTAATCTCTCTAGGTAAAATAATAGCGCCTCCTTCAAATGAGGCTGAAACGTATTCAGGTTTCACTTCCTCTATAACGTGAATATGGGACGTGTTTAATTCAACTTCAATTCCATCTATAGATACCCTATGACGACCGTGGAATATAATATCCTTGGCTACAGATTCCTTCTGACTCTCTATATACTCTATGATCTTAGGAGATAACCTCTTATATTGCCTCCCTATCGCACCTCTGTCAGGCTGTACCTTCAACTCGCTGAACTCATAAAAATTGGACATACCATATATCTTAACGTCTTTTGAGTTTAATAGTGTTTTTACTAATTCTAAGTTATTAGATAAAGTGTTAACTAAATCATTATCTTTGAGGAAAATATAAGATATAGGAACAGGCCATCTCAATTTTATATTTGCTTTAGCCCTAGCGTTTAAGCTAGCCTCCGCTATACTTTTTATTAAATCAACGGTTCTCTCTACGTTATAATCAACAAGGTCTCTCTTAGGCTCTGATATAGTTTCCATCGATACCGAAAGCTTCTTATCAGAAACTACAAAATTCTGATATACTTTTTCAGCGAAGTACGGTATTATTGTAGACGCTAAGACAATCCATTCCTTTAGCAAGTGATAGAGGATCGTGTAGAGGACTTGTTTGTCTCTACTTGTTCCCTCCTCCCAGGCTCGTTTCCTTGCTAATCTCAAATAAAATCTACTTACATCTTCTATTATGAAATTCATGAGATAGTTAGCAAGATCGTGTACTTTATAATCCTTCATTGATTCTTCTATCTTTTGGCGCATATTGTAGAACCTTGAAATTATCCATCTGTCTTCGGTTCTAGCATATCTCAAAGCGTCTTTCATTTCCATATCTCTGGGGTCGAAGTTATCTAAGCTCATGTACATTGTCACAAATAGGAAGACGTTCCACACTATCTGAAGGTCTCTCTGAGCCATCTCCAGACTCTTCCATGAGAACTTTACGTCCTCCCAAGTCGTGTTTCTTAACAAAGTTAATCGAAGTACATCTCTGCCTAGCTTCTCTATCACAACAGAAGGCTCTACATAATTACCTAAACTCTTGTGCATCTCCCTCCCTTGTTCGTCTAGCATAAAACCGTGAACCAGAACAGCTTCGTAAGGCGCTCTATCGTTAAGGATAACTCCTGACCTTAACAAACTGAAGAACCATCCTCTCAACTGGTCATGACCTTCTAAGACTAAATCGACTGGTCCTAACTCTTTCCATTTTCTTTCCCATTCCTCTCCAAGACTAGAGAAAAACGCTACCCCACTGTCAAACCACACATCTGCTACATCCGAGACCCTCTTGGAGGAAGATCCGCACTTTTCGCATTTTATAATTACATTATCTATCCAAGGCTTATGCAGATCTTTCGGAACGTCGTTTACAGCTCTTTTCCTCAATTCTTCAAGACTCCCTATAACGTTAACATGCCCGTTATCACAAATCCATATAGGAAGAGGATTACCCCAGAATCTTTGCCTACTTATCACCCAGTCTCTAATCTCATTTACCATGTTTCCTATCCTAATTTTACCCCACATAGGTATCCAGTTTACCCTTTCTATTTCAGCTTCTAACACAGTCTTTAGCTTGCTAACCTTAATGAACCATTGATCAATAGCCCTTAAAATTATAGGGGACTTACATCTCCAACAAATCGGATATCTATGAATTATCTTCGTAGAAAATAGAAGTGCACCGTTTGATCTCAAGTCATCAATTATCACATTCGACGATTCTCTCACGTTCATGCCTTTATACTTACCAGCCTGATCAACGAACTCTCCTCTATCATTAACTAGCATGACAACGGGCATCCCGTTTAATCTACCAATTTCAAAATCTGCATCTCCATGCCCAGGGGCAGAATGCACTAAACCTGTACCGTCTTCAAGCGTAACCTTATTTCCAGCGTCTATAACAACGTGATATTGATCTAGATTTTGCTGGGCCAAGACAAGGTTTTTCAGAGGATGTTCATACTTAAGTCCAATGATCTCTTCGCCCTTAAAAGTCCTGATTATTTTGTATTGGGCTATTTTGGCTTCCCTCATTACGGGTTCCACTCTTTCCTTTGCCATAATGTAAATCTCATTGCCAACTAACACCTCGGCGTAATCATAATCTTTATTTATCATAATGAATACATTAGAAGGCAAAGTCCAAGGCGTTGTAGTCCATATTACCAAGTACTTATTTTGAGCCCCTACAACTTTAAACTTGACATAGATTGATGGATCCTCTATGTCTCTGTATTCGGATACCTCATAATCA is part of the Metallosphaera cuprina Ar-4 genome and harbors:
- the ileS gene encoding isoleucine--tRNA ligase produces the protein MKSLQSKFEPLKIEEEISEFWKVNNVYKKLKEYNSTFPKKFLFIDGPPYPSAPVPHLGTIWNKLIKDAILRYKRIQGFKVHDQPGYDTHGLPIEVAVEKKLNVSQKRDILDKIGVQKFVEMCKDFALTNLNSMSDNFKNVGIFMDWDNPYLTLDPIFISNSWAVIKKAYERGLLERDVQVLHWCPRCETTLSDYEVSEYRDIEDPSIYVKFKVVGAQNKYLVIWTTTPWTLPSNVFIMINKDYDYAEVLVGNEIYIMAKERVEPVMREAKIAQYKIIRTFKGEEIIGLKYEHPLKNLVLAQQNLDQYHVVIDAGNKVTLEDGTGLVHSAPGHGDADFEIGRLNGMPVVMLVNDRGEFVDQAGKYKGMNVRESSNVIIDDLRSNGALLFSTKIIHRYPICWRCKSPIILRAIDQWFIKVSKLKTVLEAEIERVNWIPMWGKIRIGNMVNEIRDWVISRQRFWGNPLPIWICDNGHVNVIGSLEELRKRAVNDVPKDLHKPWIDNVIIKCEKCGSSSKRVSDVADVWFDSGVAFFSSLGEEWERKWKELGPVDLVLEGHDQLRGWFFSLLRSGVILNDRAPYEAVLVHGFMLDEQGREMHKSLGNYVEPSVVIEKLGRDVLRLTLLRNTTWEDVKFSWKSLEMAQRDLQIVWNVFLFVTMYMSLDNFDPRDMEMKDALRYARTEDRWIISRFYNMRQKIEESMKDYKVHDLANYLMNFIIEDVSRFYLRLARKRAWEEGTSRDKQVLYTILYHLLKEWIVLASTIIPYFAEKVYQNFVVSDKKLSVSMETISEPKRDLVDYNVERTVDLIKSIAEASLNARAKANIKLRWPVPISYIFLKDNDLVNTLSNNLELVKTLLNSKDVKIYGMSNFYEFSELKVQPDRGAIGRQYKRLSPKIIEYIESQKESVAKDIIFHGRHRVSIDGIEVELNTSHIHVIEEVKPEYVSASFEGGAIILPREISEREEEEGVIRDVIRRIQYMRKLMNLNVTDYINVNIVPPADKQALIQKYKDYISSETRAREIIIGKEDGDKINIWEIEGEEYVIGIKRSS